In Chloroflexota bacterium, the genomic stretch GCCGGCCTGTTCGAGCAGTTCAGTGAGGCGGCCGAGCCGATCTCCGCGGTCCTCGGCGACGTCACGATCGTCGACGACGAGGACGAGCGGCTGACCCTCGGCCGCGGCGGATCCTTCCGCGGCGAGGTGATCCCGGACGACGAATCCGGTGAATGGCGGACCCTCGCCACGGCGGACGACCTCGTCGAGTTCTACGATCCGACGGACGTCTTCGGCGACCTCGCCGATGCGCTCGCCGAGGCGTTCCCGGCGATCGCGCCCGACGCCCGCGACGGCGACCCGGATGACGACGCCGACGCGGACGAGGCCGAGGATGCGGGCGTGGACGCGAAGGCCGGCGCAGCGGGCGTGGACGCGAAGGCCGGCGCAGCGGGCGTGGACGCGAAGGCCGGCGCAGCGGACACGTCGGCGAGCGGGAGTGTCGATCGCGGGTGAGCATGCGGCTCGTCGCGGCCGAACTCGTCGAAAGCCGCGAGATCCTGCCGGGGCAGTGGCTGCAGTCGTACCACGCCCCGACCATGGCGGCAGGAGCGCGCGCCGGCCAGTTCGTCCACGTCCGGACCGGTGACTGGTCCGGACTCGTCCTCCGGCGACCGTTCTCGTTCAACACCGTGGACGCGGCCACCGGCACGATGACGATCCACTTTCGAACAATCGGCCGGGGGACAGAATGGTTCACCCGCCTCCGGCCCGGCGATTCGATCGACATGCTCGGACCGCTCGGTCGGCCGTTCGAGGTGGACCCACGGAGCCGCCACCTGCTCCTCGTGGCCGGAGGACTCGGCATGGCCGGGGTGCGGATGCTCGCCGATGAGGCGATCCGCGACGGACGCCAGGTCGTCGTCCTCTTCGGCGCATCGGGCGTCCGGGAGGTCTACCCGTCGAGTCTCCTGCCGGACGAGGTCGAGTACGTCGTCGCGACGGATGACGGCTCGCTCGGCCACCACGGCTTCGTCACGGAGCTCGTCGCCGACTACGAGGCATGGGCGGACCAGGCGTTCGCCTGCGGCCCGGCGCCGATGCTCCGTGCGCTCGCCGGCCTCGCCGTCGGCCGTCGGGCGCGACTCGGGGTCGCGAAGCTCGGCCGGAAGCGCGGCGGCG encodes the following:
- a CDS encoding dihydroorotate dehydrogenase electron transfer subunit, which codes for MSMRLVAAELVESREILPGQWLQSYHAPTMAAGARAGQFVHVRTGDWSGLVLRRPFSFNTVDAATGTMTIHFRTIGRGTEWFTRLRPGDSIDMLGPLGRPFEVDPRSRHLLLVAGGLGMAGVRMLADEAIRDGRQVVVLFGASGVREVYPSSLLPDEVEYVVATDDGSLGHHGFVTELVADYEAWADQAFACGPAPMLRALAGLAVGRRARLGVAKLGRKRGGGRPLAIGSPQARRKAFLQVSMEQNMGCAVGACLGCVVMGVGGTPQRVCREGPVFASDEIAWEAGW